The genome window AGCAAGACAAACGGTACTTCACAGGACTTCGAGTTCCTCTGGTTCTCGCGGCTGCTTAATCGCCCAGTCTGCGCCGGTCACATAAAGAACCGGCTGGGAAAGCTCACCGACCTCGTCTTTCAACTTTCTGAACCACATCCCTATGCCGTGGGCATATACCTCGAGCACGGATGGGGAAAACCCACGGAATTTATCCCCTGGGATAAGGTCATCAAGATAGACCGGGACGCGATCTTCGTTAAACCGCCGGAGAGCGGCCCCTCCTATCCGCCGTTCGTAGACCAGCAGGGCTGGATATTGGTGGCTCAACACCTTATGGGCCGCACGATCCTCGATACGGACGGGAGAACCGTTGAGGTGGTCAACGACGTGCACCTGCTCTTTTCCAAGGGGCGCATGATCATCGTGCACGTGGACTCCTCGTTCAACGGATTTTTGAGAAAGTGGGGGCTGGGAGGCATTCGCTGGATCAAGGACCGGCTCATCTCATGGCGGTATGTACAGCCCTTCTCCGTTGAAGATGCCGTCACCACCGACACTGTCTCCCTTTCCGTGGAAAAAGATCAGGCAATGGATCTTCCCGGCGAAGACCTGGCCGACGTGCTGGAGGTGCTCTCAGGCGAACAACAGGAGGCCTTTTTTTCTGCCCTGGATTCGGAGAAAGCCGCCGAAACACTGACGCACGCGGAACCAAGGGCTAAGCGACAGCTTATCGCAGCCCTGAGAAAGGAACGGGCCTATACAATCCTGTCTGAGCTTTCCATTCCGCAAATGGCCGAGCTTTTTTCAGTGCTGCCTCTCGAGGAAAGAGAGAAGCTCTCGGGACTCCTCCCGCCGGATAAGGTGGAACGGATCACCAAGATACTCTCCGAACGCGAGATCACGGCGAGGGAGCTCATGTCTCAGGAATATGTGACC of Syntrophorhabdaceae bacterium contains these proteins:
- a CDS encoding CBS domain-containing protein; translated protein: MNTQQPAGSKTNGTSQDFEFLWFSRLLNRPVCAGHIKNRLGKLTDLVFQLSEPHPYAVGIYLEHGWGKPTEFIPWDKVIKIDRDAIFVKPPESGPSYPPFVDQQGWILVAQHLMGRTILDTDGRTVEVVNDVHLLFSKGRMIIVHVDSSFNGFLRKWGLGGIRWIKDRLISWRYVQPFSVEDAVTTDTVSLSVEKDQAMDLPGEDLADVLEVLSGEQQEAFFSALDSEKAAETLTHAEPRAKRQLIAALRKERAYTILSELSIPQMAELFSVLPLEEREKLSGLLPPDKVERITKILSEREITARELMSQEYVTLPKETTVAQALSYIKQHRPEYQAISYLYVVSELNTLAGVVDLRELVLADDTNRLEDIMATSVVGAEEDDTSEDLVELFNKYHYRAIPVVDAEDHLLGVIHHNDVKHDLLTRT